The following are encoded together in the Desulfomicrobium macestii genome:
- a CDS encoding ABC transporter permease translates to MIRSLPRSRAYDRAFVVFILLYFFFLFAPLLVTCVLAFNNSDFPSLPWRGFTLDWFFSAGPKRVGIFEDADNLRAIWVSFQTALWVSVSCVVVGVCAAFLFEQENFRGKNFLYFLMLAPLVIPGVILGISILLGATTAGIYFEDHWNLDFDLFRPSFWLVVVGQFSFITTFVTLVVSAKLRKFDHSLEEAALNLGATRFQVIWHITLRYLRSSIIGSGAVAFLMSFENFNTTLFLVGSQPTLPINLYLQVRDGSTPVINAVSLLLIIGTSVLALTNLYIDRKEDLK, encoded by the coding sequence ATGATCCGCTCGCTGCCCAGATCCCGGGCCTACGACCGCGCCTTCGTGGTCTTCATACTGCTCTATTTCTTTTTTCTGTTCGCGCCGCTCCTGGTGACCTGCGTGCTGGCCTTCAACAATTCCGATTTTCCGTCCCTGCCCTGGCGCGGATTTACTCTGGACTGGTTCTTTTCGGCCGGGCCGAAACGGGTCGGCATCTTCGAGGACGCAGACAACCTGCGCGCCATCTGGGTCAGTTTCCAGACCGCGCTGTGGGTCTCGGTTTCATGCGTGGTGGTGGGGGTGTGCGCCGCGTTTCTGTTCGAGCAGGAGAATTTCAGGGGCAAGAATTTTCTGTATTTCCTGATGCTCGCCCCGCTGGTCATTCCGGGCGTGATCCTTGGCATCTCCATTTTGCTGGGGGCGACAACGGCGGGAATCTATTTCGAGGATCACTGGAACCTGGATTTCGATCTTTTCAGGCCCAGCTTCTGGCTGGTCGTGGTGGGGCAGTTTTCCTTCATCACCACCTTCGTCACGCTGGTGGTTTCGGCCAAGCTGCGCAAGTTCGACCACTCCCTGGAAGAGGCGGCCCTGAACCTCGGCGCGACACGTTTTCAGGTCATCTGGCACATCACCCTGCGCTATCTGCGTTCGTCGATCATCGGCTCCGGGGCCGTGGCCTTCCTGATGAGCTTCGAGAATTTCAACACCACCCTTTTTCTGGTCGGCTCGCAGCCCACCCTGCCCATCAATCTGTATCTGCAGGTCCGCGACGGTTCGACGCCGGTCATAAACGCCGTCTCGCTTTTGCTCATCATCGGCACGTCCGTGCTGGCCCTGACCAATCTGTACATCGATCGCAAGGAAGACCTGAAGTGA
- a CDS encoding GNAT family N-acetyltransferase, producing the protein MHEIFFRDQVRAEDRHAVREIVTSTAFFSASEVDVAEELVTERLAKGEESGYFFVFAETLERGPLGYACYGPTPCTESTHDLYWIAVHEEMRGQGLGRKLLAEVEARLRRGKGGKLIAETSSREQYAPTQRFYLSCGFSLEARIRDYYSPGEDILYFTKNIGPLERD; encoded by the coding sequence GTGCATGAGATTTTCTTTCGCGATCAGGTACGCGCCGAAGACAGACACGCCGTGCGCGAAATCGTGACCTCCACGGCCTTTTTTTCAGCTTCCGAGGTGGATGTGGCCGAGGAACTGGTGACCGAGCGTCTGGCCAAGGGAGAAGAGAGCGGATATTTTTTTGTTTTCGCCGAAACACTGGAGCGTGGGCCCCTGGGCTATGCGTGCTATGGCCCGACGCCGTGCACCGAAAGCACCCATGATCTGTACTGGATCGCGGTGCATGAAGAGATGCGCGGTCAGGGGCTGGGCAGGAAACTGCTGGCGGAAGTGGAGGCGCGGTTGCGCAGGGGCAAGGGAGGCAAGCTCATCGCCGAGACGTCGTCCCGGGAACAGTACGCGCCGACGCAAAGGTTTTATCTGTCCTGCGGTTTCAGCCTGGAGGCCCGCATTCGCGATTACTATTCCCCGGGCGAGGATATCCTCTATTTTACAAAGAATATCGGGCCCCTGGAGCGGGATTGA
- a CDS encoding acyltransferase family protein yields MHLRSFEYFRAVAIVLIVIGHCYGITGWVIDSFGERVLANLISGGTSLFVFISGFLFHHVFYPKFVYRKFLEKKFKNVYVPYLILSVLPVIWALVIKAPFPEFYFGPEATFYDQIVRPTLLYYWYGGVMVYWYIPFIMAMFIISPLFIWFIRIDLRKKIYIISILSLISIFMHRPVNNWSIVQSVIYFSPVYMFGILCSMERDFIYDKFKGKDFHLLGCVIFLALVQAAFFEASGNLQKNPFEFNWIDIAFIQKQILCVYFMVFLHKYEHIDSTLLKTLAGSSFAIYFLHGWIIYLISTVQSYYRPYYGLHLLPILSPLVIWASYAVAKRVKRAFPNKSRMLIGW; encoded by the coding sequence ATGCATCTGAGATCTTTTGAGTATTTTCGAGCGGTTGCGATTGTTCTGATTGTAATCGGCCATTGCTACGGCATCACCGGATGGGTGATCGACAGTTTTGGCGAGCGGGTGCTGGCCAATCTGATTTCAGGCGGGACATCCCTTTTCGTTTTCATTTCAGGATTTCTTTTTCATCATGTTTTCTATCCCAAATTTGTTTATCGCAAATTTTTGGAAAAGAAATTCAAGAATGTGTACGTACCGTATCTCATTTTGTCCGTTCTGCCCGTTATCTGGGCATTGGTCATAAAAGCGCCATTTCCGGAGTTTTATTTTGGTCCTGAAGCTACTTTCTACGATCAGATAGTCCGTCCGACACTTCTGTACTACTGGTATGGAGGCGTCATGGTTTATTGGTATATTCCGTTCATAATGGCCATGTTTATAATATCTCCTTTGTTTATTTGGTTTATAAGAATAGATCTACGTAAAAAGATATACATAATATCAATTCTTTCTTTGATATCGATTTTCATGCATAGGCCTGTGAATAATTGGTCCATAGTTCAGTCTGTGATATATTTTTCTCCAGTCTACATGTTTGGTATTTTATGTTCAATGGAAAGAGATTTCATATATGATAAATTTAAGGGCAAGGACTTTCACCTGCTGGGATGTGTGATTTTTCTGGCATTGGTGCAGGCAGCTTTTTTCGAAGCATCCGGAAACTTGCAGAAAAATCCATTTGAATTCAACTGGATAGACATAGCGTTTATACAGAAGCAGATTCTGTGCGTTTATTTCATGGTTTTTCTGCACAAATACGAACATATCGATAGCACGCTGCTGAAAACACTGGCTGGCTCAAGTTTTGCCATTTATTTTCTGCATGGCTGGATCATCTATCTCATTTCAACGGTTCAGTCATATTACAGGCCCTATTACGGGCTGCATCTTTTGCCCATCCTGTCGCCGCTTGTCATCTGGGCCTCCTATGCTGTGGCCAAGCGGGTCAAAAGAGCCTTTCCCAACAAAAGCCGCATGCTCATCGGTTGGTAA
- a CDS encoding D-alanine--D-alanine ligase family protein: protein MSPLHVAVVRESVPDAASPDALDTVLQARSVRESLARCGWRTSEHVLGSDPSALEAALAHRRPDVVFNLVESCHGVSSLACLAPALFRKAGLVYTGADEGSMSLAGDKALARRLMHAAGLPVPCGATLGELQRGVFPGPGRYIVKARFEDASLGLGPDCVVKVRAREELLAVMKELAPRMGGDCVAEGYVSGREFNLALLAESGGKVRALPLAEMVFDAATPGPAILHYAAKWEQDSADYAASTRSFDLAGDEALAREMTRIGVSCWELFNLAGYARIDFRVGDGGLVNIIDVNPNPCISPDAGFVAAARQAGLDHAALVRDIVFDALERAGQREKTGRA from the coding sequence GTGAGCCCTTTGCATGTGGCCGTGGTACGCGAGAGCGTCCCTGACGCCGCTTCCCCCGACGCCCTCGACACGGTGCTGCAGGCCCGCAGCGTGCGCGAGAGCCTGGCCCGTTGCGGCTGGCGGACCTCGGAGCATGTCCTTGGTTCCGATCCCTCGGCGCTTGAGGCCGCCCTGGCGCACCGCAGGCCCGATGTGGTCTTCAATCTGGTCGAGTCCTGTCATGGGGTGTCCAGCCTCGCCTGCCTGGCGCCGGCCCTTTTTCGCAAGGCCGGGCTTGTCTATACCGGGGCGGACGAGGGCAGCATGAGTCTGGCCGGGGACAAGGCCCTGGCGAGGCGGCTCATGCATGCGGCCGGGCTGCCCGTGCCTTGCGGTGCGACGCTTGGGGAATTGCAGCGGGGCGTTTTCCCCGGGCCTGGCAGATACATCGTCAAGGCGCGTTTCGAGGATGCCTCCCTAGGCCTTGGCCCGGACTGCGTCGTTAAGGTGCGTGCGCGCGAAGAGCTGCTGGCGGTCATGAAGGAACTGGCGCCGCGCATGGGCGGGGATTGCGTGGCCGAAGGCTATGTAAGCGGCCGGGAGTTCAATCTGGCTCTGCTGGCGGAGTCGGGCGGGAAGGTCCGCGCGCTGCCCCTGGCGGAGATGGTCTTCGATGCGGCGACACCCGGTCCGGCCATCCTGCACTATGCGGCCAAATGGGAACAGGACAGCGCGGATTACGCCGCCTCCACGCGCAGCTTCGATCTTGCCGGGGATGAAGCCCTGGCCCGGGAGATGACGCGGATCGGCGTTTCCTGCTGGGAACTTTTCAATCTGGCCGGGTACGCACGCATCGACTTTCGTGTCGGCGACGGCGGCCTGGTCAACATCATCGACGTCAATCCGAATCCGTGCATTTCCCCGGACGCGGGCTTTGTGGCTGCGGCCAGGCAGGCCGGACTGGACCATGCCGCACTGGTCCGGGACATCGTTTTCGATGCCCTGGAGAGGGCGGGGCAGAGGGAGAAGACCGGCCGTGCATGA
- a CDS encoding ABC transporter ATP-binding protein, with protein MQFDLVITGLVKRFGTFSAVDDVSFSVPKGSFFSILGPSGCGKTTLLRMIAGFEECTSGSIEISGQDMRGVTPNNRPVNLVFQHLALFPMMDVAENIAFGLKRRNVPAAEIRRRTDEILERVDLPGFGAKRIQQLSGGQKQRVAIARCLVLDPKVLLLDEPLGALDLKLREQMKVELKKLQAKIGTTFVYITHDQSEALVMSDTVAVMNRGRFEQVGSPQELYGDPHTPFVAGFVGDNNRWAGSVEDMDDHTVLIRTDENLVFRARKKADARKGPATLFLRPEAMVIEPPDPAGLNTFGVTVKAILFDGANSRLLTATASGHELLVALPQNRAFDHIRPGEDITLGWHPESGIAFAREETP; from the coding sequence ATGCAATTCGATTTGGTCATTACCGGTCTGGTCAAGAGGTTCGGGACGTTTTCGGCTGTTGACGATGTCTCCTTTTCCGTGCCCAAGGGCTCCTTTTTCTCCATCCTCGGTCCTTCCGGGTGCGGCAAGACCACGCTTCTGCGCATGATCGCCGGATTCGAGGAGTGCACCAGCGGGAGTATCGAGATCAGCGGACAGGACATGCGCGGGGTGACGCCCAACAACAGGCCCGTCAATCTGGTCTTTCAACATCTGGCCCTTTTTCCGATGATGGACGTGGCCGAGAACATCGCCTTCGGCCTGAAGCGGCGCAATGTGCCTGCCGCCGAGATCCGCCGTCGCACGGATGAAATCCTGGAACGGGTGGACCTGCCCGGATTCGGCGCCAAGCGCATCCAGCAGCTCTCCGGCGGTCAGAAGCAGCGCGTGGCCATCGCCCGATGCCTGGTGCTCGACCCCAAGGTCCTGTTGCTGGACGAGCCGCTGGGCGCCCTTGACCTGAAGCTCAGGGAACAGATGAAGGTCGAGCTCAAGAAGCTCCAGGCCAAGATCGGCACGACCTTTGTCTACATCACCCACGACCAGTCCGAAGCCCTGGTCATGTCCGACACCGTGGCGGTCATGAACAGGGGACGCTTTGAGCAGGTCGGCTCCCCGCAGGAGCTCTACGGCGATCCGCATACCCCTTTCGTGGCGGGATTCGTGGGCGACAACAACCGCTGGGCCGGAAGCGTGGAGGACATGGACGACCACACGGTGCTCATCCGCACGGATGAGAACCTGGTTTTTCGCGCCCGCAAGAAGGCCGATGCGCGCAAGGGCCCGGCCACCCTTTTTCTGCGACCCGAGGCCATGGTCATCGAGCCGCCCGACCCGGCCGGGCTCAACACCTTCGGCGTCACGGTCAAGGCCATCCTCTTTGACGGGGCCAACAGCCGCCTGCTGACCGCCACCGCGAGCGGTCACGAATTGCTCGTGGCCCTGCCCCAGAACCGCGCCTTCGATCACATCCGTCCCGGCGAGGACATCACCCTGGGCTGGCATCCCGAGTCCGGCATCGCATTCGCGCGGGAGGAGACGCCATGA
- a CDS encoding ATP-binding protein: MRLAFFQSLRAMLFGLVLLSVLPALGIILLNGLQSRDNAFRHAEGELVRIVTAMAGVQQRTSEVTRQTLSTLSVMDRVQNRDVDGCMAIFKRILLNNPLYTNIALTDPKGEVLASAVPMSFGSLADRKHFRDAMRTRDFSPGEFIVSRGTSIPSFPFAYPLLDEQGQVKGVLTVALDLTRLHSFFVGQHLPDDSFLGIADHEGRRIYRSVVDESFPLGAFVSPGTWAKSKQGGDSGVFVSMGSDGLSRMNAFCKIRHAHGAEPYMTLFVGVPEASIGADAHKAMATGLLLSACAALLALVMAWVAERTFVMPRINALVMAAERFRTGDYTRPTGVDHDAGELGLVAEALDRMALERRIAQEDLHKAKEAAEDASRSKSEFLANMSHEIRTPLNGVLSMLQLLQTTEPDVEQQEYLEAAIRSTNRLSRLLSDILDLSRIESNKLVIQEESFAFADVRQSIIDIFGVPAHEKGVRLEVRADPCIPAHLFGDEVRLRQILFNLVGNAVKFTPKGRIDVRFVLVSAAGESPCRIRCTVQDSGVGIPSERLNDIFEPFIQVDGSCVRTHQGAGLGLAIVRRLVDLMHGQIQIESVQGEGTSVAVTLPFAVGSSDLARTQYEGVEEDLGGRRFLLVEDDGVNRMAMERILAKFGCEVISATNGREAIKILEREHVDLVFMDVQMPVMDGMEATGIIREELGKDVPIVAMTAYAMAGDRERFLQAGMDAYIAKPVDMAHLKETIISILSRR; the protein is encoded by the coding sequence ATGCGTCTTGCTTTTTTCCAATCCTTGCGGGCCATGCTTTTCGGCCTGGTACTGCTGTCGGTGCTGCCGGCACTGGGAATCATTTTGCTCAATGGACTCCAGAGCCGCGACAATGCATTTCGCCACGCCGAGGGAGAGTTGGTCCGGATAGTCACGGCCATGGCCGGGGTGCAGCAAAGGACCTCCGAGGTGACCCGGCAGACTCTTTCGACCTTGTCGGTCATGGATCGGGTTCAAAACCGGGATGTCGATGGCTGCATGGCGATCTTCAAACGAATTCTGCTCAACAACCCCCTTTATACCAACATCGCCCTGACTGATCCAAAAGGGGAGGTACTGGCTTCGGCCGTGCCCATGTCCTTCGGCAGTCTTGCGGACCGCAAGCATTTTAGGGACGCCATGCGCACCAGGGATTTTTCTCCGGGAGAATTTATCGTTTCCAGGGGGACCTCGATTCCGTCCTTTCCATTCGCCTATCCCCTCCTGGATGAGCAGGGGCAGGTTAAAGGGGTTCTTACCGTGGCTCTCGATCTGACCAGGCTTCATTCATTTTTTGTCGGGCAGCATCTGCCGGACGATTCCTTTCTGGGCATCGCCGATCATGAGGGCAGACGCATTTACAGGTCCGTCGTTGATGAATCTTTTCCCCTGGGAGCATTCGTCAGTCCTGGAACCTGGGCAAAATCAAAGCAGGGCGGGGACAGCGGGGTTTTTGTCAGCATGGGTTCCGACGGCCTCAGCCGCATGAACGCGTTTTGCAAGATCAGACACGCGCACGGGGCGGAACCGTACATGACCCTCTTTGTCGGAGTGCCCGAGGCTTCCATTGGCGCCGACGCCCATAAAGCAATGGCCACGGGCCTCCTTCTGTCTGCCTGCGCGGCCCTGCTGGCCCTGGTCATGGCCTGGGTTGCGGAGAGGACCTTTGTCATGCCCAGAATCAACGCGCTGGTCATGGCCGCCGAGCGTTTCCGGACCGGCGACTACACCAGGCCCACCGGGGTGGACCATGACGCCGGAGAACTGGGGCTTGTGGCCGAAGCCCTCGACCGCATGGCGCTGGAGCGACGGATAGCGCAGGAGGATCTGCACAAGGCCAAGGAAGCTGCCGAGGACGCATCCCGCAGCAAATCCGAATTTCTGGCCAACATGAGCCATGAAATACGAACGCCCCTCAATGGCGTACTGAGCATGTTGCAACTGCTTCAGACCACGGAACCCGATGTCGAGCAGCAGGAATATCTCGAAGCGGCCATTCGCTCCACGAATCGGCTCTCCCGTCTGCTTTCCGACATTCTCGATCTGTCCCGCATCGAATCCAACAAGCTGGTCATCCAGGAGGAAAGTTTCGCCTTTGCCGATGTGCGGCAGAGCATCATCGATATTTTCGGTGTTCCGGCCCACGAGAAGGGGGTGCGGCTGGAAGTGCGTGCAGACCCTTGCATCCCTGCCCATCTGTTTGGCGATGAGGTCAGACTGAGGCAGATTCTCTTCAATCTGGTGGGCAACGCCGTCAAGTTCACACCGAAGGGGCGGATCGATGTACGTTTTGTCCTTGTCTCGGCGGCGGGGGAATCTCCCTGCCGGATCCGCTGCACGGTCCAGGACAGCGGAGTGGGCATCCCAAGCGAACGTCTCAATGATATTTTCGAGCCGTTCATTCAGGTCGACGGCTCCTGTGTGCGCACGCATCAGGGCGCGGGCCTGGGGCTGGCCATCGTGCGTCGTCTGGTGGATCTCATGCATGGGCAGATACAGATCGAAAGCGTGCAGGGCGAGGGCACCTCGGTCGCCGTGACCCTTCCTTTTGCCGTTGGGTCGAGCGATCTTGCGCGGACGCAATACGAGGGGGTGGAGGAAGACCTTGGCGGGCGACGCTTTCTGCTGGTGGAGGACGACGGGGTGAACCGCATGGCCATGGAGCGGATTCTGGCAAAGTTCGGCTGCGAGGTCATAAGCGCCACCAATGGCCGTGAAGCCATCAAAATACTTGAGCGCGAGCACGTCGATCTGGTTTTCATGGACGTGCAGATGCCGGTCATGGACGGGATGGAGGCCACGGGGATCATTCGGGAAGAGCTTGGCAAGGACGTCCCCATAGTGGCCATGACCGCCTACGCCATGGCCGGAGACCGGGAGCGCTTCCTGCAAGCCGGGATGGATGCCTACATCGCCAAGCCCGTGGACATGGCACATTTGAAAGAGACCATCATCTCGATTCTCTCCAGAAGATGA
- a CDS encoding D-alanine--D-alanine ligase family protein produces the protein MLVGMTYDLQQDYLAAGYDRDEVAELDSPVTVEAVKAALLSQGHDVELIGGAGPLVRALADGRRWDLVFNFAEGMLGLAREAQVPALLDAWDIPYTFSGPEVLALSLHKGWTNAVLRAHDVPTADFRIVNSMDEVEKIDLPFPLFVKPVAEGSSKGVSDKSLVRDRQALRGICEHVLRTYRQPALVETFLPGREFTVGILGSGRECRVLGVMEVLATARGDACAYTYANKQEWRERALYELATDGPAEQAAEVARAAWQALGCLDAGRVDVRLDERGEARFIEVNPLAGLNPESSDLPILCGKIGLEYAELIRGIMDSAMRRAENRAPRTRT, from the coding sequence ATGCTCGTTGGCATGACCTACGATCTGCAGCAGGACTATCTGGCTGCCGGATACGACAGGGACGAGGTGGCGGAGCTGGACAGTCCCGTCACCGTCGAAGCCGTCAAAGCGGCGCTTTTGTCCCAGGGGCACGACGTGGAGCTGATCGGCGGGGCCGGACCGCTGGTGCGCGCCCTGGCTGACGGGCGGCGCTGGGACCTGGTCTTCAATTTCGCCGAAGGAATGCTTGGATTGGCCCGCGAGGCCCAGGTTCCGGCCCTGCTGGATGCGTGGGACATTCCCTACACCTTCTCCGGGCCCGAAGTGCTGGCCCTGTCCCTGCACAAGGGCTGGACCAACGCGGTGCTGCGGGCGCACGACGTGCCCACGGCCGATTTCAGGATCGTGAACAGCATGGACGAGGTGGAAAAAATCGATCTGCCTTTTCCGCTCTTTGTCAAACCAGTGGCCGAAGGGTCCAGCAAGGGTGTGAGCGACAAGTCCCTGGTCAGGGACCGGCAGGCATTGCGCGGGATCTGCGAGCATGTCCTGCGCACGTATCGTCAGCCCGCCCTGGTCGAGACGTTTCTTCCGGGCCGGGAATTCACGGTGGGCATTTTGGGCAGCGGCCGGGAGTGCAGGGTGCTTGGGGTCATGGAGGTGCTCGCCACCGCCCGGGGCGACGCGTGCGCCTACACCTACGCCAACAAGCAGGAATGGCGCGAGCGGGCGCTCTACGAACTGGCCACCGACGGCCCGGCTGAGCAGGCCGCCGAGGTGGCCCGCGCGGCATGGCAGGCCCTTGGATGCCTGGACGCCGGGCGTGTCGATGTGCGTCTGGACGAGCGGGGCGAGGCCCGGTTCATCGAGGTCAATCCGTTGGCGGGCCTCAATCCGGAGAGCTCAGATCTGCCCATTCTCTGCGGCAAGATCGGTCTGGAGTATGCCGAACTCATCAGGGGCATCATGGATTCAGCCATGCGCAGAGCCGAAAACAGGGCTCCAAGGACACGCACGTGA
- a CDS encoding extracellular solute-binding protein has protein sequence MKRIVLMIVFLMVGSSLAMADTLQLLTWKGYAPKELVDKFEAETGVKVEVTYSNNEEMIAKLRATRGAGFDLAQPSQDRISSVQEEFGIYQPIDYSRIEADLFIPSMLEAVKKNTLVGGQSHAVPFCWGTSGLVVNTAKAKDATSWKALIDPQYKGRISYRLKRPVLIGLGFALGYDPFALYGDEKAYAEMLSKIEAELIKAKPLVKNYWANGDQLLESVRSGEVTVAEAWDNGGWKLHEDNKDIDFVAPAEGALGWIDTFTIPAKAKNVDAAYKWIIFMLKPENSGYFTSAEKTPTASKGAGPFIDPAFQANFDRSFPQATIDNIKWYPPVPANLEAMEGKVLDKVKASN, from the coding sequence ATGAAACGGATTGTTTTGATGATCGTTTTTCTAATGGTCGGTTCATCCCTGGCCATGGCCGATACCCTCCAGTTGTTGACCTGGAAAGGGTACGCCCCCAAGGAGCTGGTGGACAAGTTCGAGGCCGAGACGGGAGTGAAGGTCGAGGTGACCTATTCCAACAACGAGGAAATGATCGCCAAGCTGCGGGCCACGCGCGGGGCGGGCTTTGATCTGGCCCAGCCCAGTCAGGACCGCATCTCCTCGGTGCAGGAAGAGTTTGGCATCTATCAGCCCATCGATTACTCCAGAATCGAGGCTGATCTGTTCATTCCCTCCATGCTCGAAGCCGTGAAGAAGAACACACTGGTCGGCGGCCAGTCGCACGCGGTTCCCTTCTGCTGGGGCACCTCCGGTCTGGTGGTCAACACCGCGAAGGCCAAGGACGCGACCTCCTGGAAAGCCCTCATCGACCCGCAGTACAAGGGCCGCATCAGCTACCGCCTGAAACGTCCGGTCCTCATCGGTCTGGGTTTTGCGCTGGGTTACGACCCCTTTGCCCTCTACGGTGACGAAAAGGCCTACGCCGAGATGCTCTCCAAGATCGAGGCCGAACTGATCAAGGCCAAGCCCCTGGTCAAGAACTACTGGGCCAACGGCGACCAGTTGCTTGAATCCGTGCGTTCCGGCGAAGTGACCGTGGCCGAGGCATGGGACAACGGCGGATGGAAGCTGCACGAAGACAACAAGGACATCGACTTCGTGGCTCCGGCCGAGGGCGCCCTGGGCTGGATCGACACCTTCACCATTCCGGCCAAGGCCAAGAACGTCGACGCGGCCTACAAGTGGATCATCTTTATGCTGAAGCCCGAAAACAGCGGCTATTTCACTTCCGCCGAGAAGACCCCCACGGCCTCCAAGGGCGCCGGTCCGTTCATCGATCCGGCTTTCCAGGCCAATTTCGATCGTTCCTTCCCGCAGGCGACCATCGACAACATCAAATGGTATCCGCCCGTTCCCGCCAACCTTGAGGCCATGGAAGGCAAGGTGCTGGACAAGGTCAAGGCCTCCAACTAA
- a CDS encoding ABC transporter permease, protein MKRSGLFWIFLAPVLMWLVLLIVLPHLDLLILSFRVGKSWSLENYGNFFLEPIYWLTFVRTAAYSVITTFLTLIVSLPVAFYITKLSRPGVRGFLMVLLLLPFWVSELVRVYGWMILLRESGVINYFLLQLGLVSRPIEMLYNDATMIMGLVYTSMLFMVVPLVSVMESLDDSLVEAAYDLGASKSCIWRTIIIPHCKPGITSGSIVVFMLVLGNYLTPNLMGGKNSLWFTEQIYNQFIASFNWNQGAAFGFLLLVLSSGIIWVGLRLSGQRLGEVAS, encoded by the coding sequence ATGAAGCGCTCCGGCCTGTTCTGGATCTTTTTGGCCCCGGTGCTGATGTGGCTTGTTCTGCTCATCGTGCTGCCGCATCTGGATCTGCTCATCCTGAGCTTTCGGGTCGGCAAGAGCTGGAGCCTCGAAAATTACGGCAATTTCTTTCTGGAGCCCATCTACTGGCTGACTTTCGTGCGCACGGCGGCCTATTCCGTCATCACCACTTTTCTGACCCTGATCGTGTCCCTGCCCGTGGCCTTCTACATCACCAAACTCTCCCGGCCGGGTGTGCGCGGTTTTCTGATGGTCCTTCTGCTGCTGCCGTTCTGGGTCAGCGAACTGGTGCGGGTTTACGGCTGGATGATCCTGCTGCGCGAATCAGGGGTCATCAATTATTTTCTGCTGCAGCTTGGCCTTGTTTCGCGGCCCATCGAGATGCTCTACAATGACGCGACCATGATCATGGGCCTTGTGTACACGTCCATGCTCTTCATGGTCGTGCCGCTGGTCTCGGTCATGGAGAGCCTGGACGACAGCCTGGTCGAGGCCGCCTACGACCTGGGCGCGAGCAAGTCCTGCATCTGGCGCACGATCATCATTCCGCACTGCAAGCCGGGCATCACCTCCGGCTCCATCGTGGTCTTCATGCTGGTGCTCGGCAACTACCTGACCCCCAACCTCATGGGCGGCAAGAACTCGCTGTGGTTCACGGAGCAGATCTACAACCAGTTCATCGCCAGCTTCAACTGGAACCAGGGCGCTGCCTTTGGCTTTTTGCTGCTGGTGTTGAGTTCGGGCATCATCTGGGTGGGCCTCAGGCTCTCGGGCCAGCGCCTGGGCGAGGTGGCCTCATGA
- a CDS encoding VgrG-related protein produces the protein MSLLDPIQLMTLMGTKPERRSHKAALEDGFQSHMRQALGTKDINELSANLGGSSMENSLMRDALHGLAAIMKQQSSSDAGTGQARSSRRQSPTGSLSATFESGTSGVNAIGHDRNGGTSYGTYQIASKPGTMKDFIAFLRDKEPGWASKLKAAGPPDTGSTRGRMPDVWREIAAEDPDKFGALQRDFIEATHYAPARDKILARTGVDMDTMPSAAREALWSTAVQHGAGGAARIFGRAIKAIGTEQPEHQFAQKLIDKVYDSRKSQFGSSTASVQASVKNRMNVEKEMVLAMLSGDNQSVA, from the coding sequence ATGAGCCTTCTTGATCCCATCCAACTGATGACCCTCATGGGAACCAAGCCCGAGCGCAGGAGCCACAAGGCGGCGCTGGAGGACGGGTTTCAAAGCCACATGCGTCAGGCCCTGGGAACCAAAGACATAAATGAATTGAGCGCGAACCTTGGCGGCTCATCCATGGAAAATTCCCTCATGCGGGATGCCCTGCACGGACTGGCCGCCATCATGAAGCAGCAGTCTTCCTCGGACGCGGGGACAGGCCAGGCGCGAAGTTCCCGCAGGCAGAGCCCGACAGGCTCCCTGTCCGCGACCTTCGAGTCCGGAACATCGGGCGTGAACGCCATTGGCCATGACAGAAACGGCGGCACATCCTACGGAACCTATCAGATCGCGTCCAAGCCCGGCACCATGAAAGACTTCATCGCATTCCTGCGTGACAAGGAGCCAGGCTGGGCCTCGAAACTCAAGGCCGCCGGCCCCCCGGACACGGGCTCGACCCGGGGACGCATGCCGGATGTCTGGCGTGAAATCGCGGCCGAAGACCCTGACAAATTCGGGGCGCTGCAACGGGATTTCATCGAGGCCACCCATTACGCCCCCGCCCGCGACAAGATTTTGGCACGAACCGGCGTGGACATGGACACCATGCCATCCGCGGCCCGCGAAGCGCTTTGGAGCACGGCGGTTCAGCATGGAGCCGGCGGAGCGGCCAGGATCTTCGGACGGGCCATCAAAGCCATCGGCACGGAACAACCTGAACACCAGTTCGCGCAAAAACTCATCGACAAGGTTTACGACAGCCGCAAATCACAATTCGGCTCCTCCACGGCCAGCGTGCAGGCCAGCGTGAAAAACCGCATGAACGTGGAAAAGGAAATGGTCCTGGCCATGCTAAGTGGCGACAACCAGTCCGTGGCCTAG